The following are from one region of the Lineus longissimus chromosome 19, tnLinLong1.2, whole genome shotgun sequence genome:
- the LOC135503329 gene encoding uncharacterized protein DDB_G0271670-like, translating into MKILLVLSISFAVVALTYGCECSISLPVRAGSSSSSSSSAVVVNGIIPCSCAGGTGPGGLSVNSPESCQMPFINLHGNSVLMMGGSSSSSSSSSSSSSSSSSSDC; encoded by the exons atgaaaatcctcttggttTTGTCAATATCGTTTGCTGTTGTGGCTTTGACCTACG GCTGCGAATGTA GCATATCTCTCCCAGTGAGGGCGGGCTCCAGCAGCAGCAGTTCAAGTAGCGCGGTCGTGGTCAACGGCATCATACCGTGCTCGTGTG CGGGTGGCACCGGCCCGGGCGGCCTCAGCGTAAATAGCCCTGAAAGCTGCCAAATGCCATTTATAAATCTCCATGGTAATTCAGTATTGATGATGGGTGGATCAAGCTCATCCAGTTCATCTAGTTCCAGTTCCAGCTCCAGTTCGAGTAGCAGCGACTGTTAA
- the LOC135503236 gene encoding uncharacterized protein LOC135503236 has product MIFANGILVLASCVLLVTGNASKERVELDEALEREVREISNGDEELAGALSEMKRGYLEAVDEVLDDHERALSLHQRDLLSDEELHEVARRSLEDVEENISKRALVFLATRAAVTKEKKKEGGNKTWIAFKKFFKQGAKIAGKALKKAALFLIKKGSKALSKTVKSKAKKWFDKGGKKKKLDKKTEAELAAVLA; this is encoded by the exons ATGATATTTGCAAACGG AATACTCGTATTGGCCAGTTGTGTATTGTTGGTCACGGGAAATGCCTCGAAAGAACGTGTTGAGCTTGACGAAGCATTAGAGCGCGAAGTCCGCGAAATATCTAACGGAGATGAAGAACTGGCCGGGGCGCTATCTGA GATGAAGCGGGGTTACTTGGAGGCAGTCGATGAGGTGCTTGATGATCACGAACGA GCTCTGTCATTACATCAGCGGGACCTGCTCAGCGATGAAG AACTGCATGAGGTCGCCAGGCGGTCCCTAGAAGATGTggaagaaaatatttcaaaaagg GCACTTGTCTTCTTGGCGACCCGTGCCGCAGTcaccaaagaaaagaaaaaagaaggCGGTAACAAGACGTGGATTGCATTCAAGAAATTTTTTAAACAAGGAGCAAAGATTGCCGGAAAAGCCCTCAAGAAAGCTGCTCTCTTC CTAATCAAGAAAGGCTCCAAGGCACTCTCCAAGACCGTGAAAAGCAAGGCCAAAAAATGGTTCGACAAGGGTGGCAAGAAGAAAAAACTGGACAAGAAGACGGAGGCTGAGTTGGCAGCGGTTCTAGCGTAA